A genomic stretch from Corythoichthys intestinalis isolate RoL2023-P3 unplaced genomic scaffold, ASM3026506v1 HiC_scaffold_24, whole genome shotgun sequence includes:
- the LOC130911292 gene encoding zinc finger protein 771-like → MSSSTTPAAVKFQEELCRVKEEPRRQQHSTVCKIMHAKAVLYKLQDVSQVHRPERQECARMKEEEKEESPYVKNVEEELVHIKEEYFIRVANPHIEEQQQPRPLKKEENNPRYVKVEVVNIPKWTDESLKGEDGGPSEASRGAEPPNGSSSSSKEGFQADNLIARPSESDDFTSRSLFCFRKYLGAEPKSPGVKELPQIKEEEEAEPCQQKEREEQLPIKKEEEEELPYGEEEERLTRLTGKPLKSEDGPSEASRGAEPPSRGSTSSSSEGLQADIDIAPPDRDGATSHSPYNDDGHTTSHNDDKLCKCSQCGKTFANKYTCRTHMRSHTGEKPFVCSVCGQRFSHKGSLKRHTRTHTGEKPFTCSICGKGFVQAGDLTKHTRIHTGEKPFTCSICGKGFVQTGDLTKHTRTHTGEKSFSCLVCDQRFADKQHLKQHTRTHTGEKPFSCSVCGQRFPLKQNLKSHKRTHTGEKPFSCLVCGQRFSHAITLK, encoded by the exons ATGTCAGTCAAGTGCATCGTCCTGAACGCCAGGAATGTGCTCGCATGAAAGAAGAAGAGAAGGAAGAGTCGCCATACGTCAAGAACGTGGAGGAAGAATTAGTCCACATTAAGGAGGAGTATTTCATTAGAGTTGCGAACCCCCACATTGAGGAGCAGCAGCAACCTCGTCCCCTCAAAAAGGAGGAGAACAACCCGCGATATGTTAAAGTGGAGGTGGTGAACATCCCCAAGTGGACTGATGAGAGCTTGAAGGGTGAAGATGGGGGTCCGAGTGAAGCCAGCAGGGGGGCGGAGCCTCCGAATGGCAGCAGCAGCAGTTCAAAAGAAGGATTCCAAGCAGACAACCTCATCGCTCGACCATCAGAGAGTGACGACTTCACATCACGCTCGCTGTTCT gtttcagaaaatatcTTGGTGCTGAGCCAAAATCTCCTGGCGTTAAAgagctcccccaaatcaaagaggaggaggaggcagaGCCCTGTCAGCAGAAGGAGAGAGAAGAgcaacttccaatcaaaaaggaggaggaggaggagctgcCTTATGGTGAAGAGGAGGAGCGTCTCACCAGGTTGACTGGTAAGCCCTTGAAGAGTGAAGATGGTCCGAGTGAGGCCAGCAGAGGGGCGGAGCCTCCAAGCAGGGGGAGTACCAGCAGCTCATCGGAAGGATTGCAAGCAGACATTGACATTGCTCCACCAGACAGAGATGGTGCCACGTCACACTCACCTTACAATGATGATGGTCATACGACATCTCACAATGACGACAAACTCTGCAAATGCTCCCAGTGTGGAAAAACCTTTGCTAATAAGTATACCTGTCGTACGCATATGAGGAGCCACACTGGtgagaagccttttgtctgctcagtttgtggtcaaagatttagTCACAAGGGATCCTTAAaacgacacacaagaacccacactggcgaaaaaccttttaccTGCTCAATTTGTGGAAAAGGTTTTGTTCAGGCGGGAGACTtgacaaaacacacaagaatccacactggtgAGAAACCTTTTACCTGCTCAATTTGTGGAAAAGGTTTTGTTCAGACGGGAGACTtaacaaaacacacaagaacccacactggcgaaaaatctTTTTCCTGCTTggtttgtgatcaaagatttgcTGATAAGCAAcacttaaaacaacacacaagaacccacactggcgaaaaacctttttcctgctccgtttgtggtcaaagattccctctaaagcaaaacttaaaaagtcacaaaagaacccacactggtgaaaaacctttttcctgcttagtttgtggtcaaagatttagTCACGCGATCACCTTAAAatga